The Breoghania sp. L-A4 sequence GGGCCGCGATACCGTTCTCAACCGGCTCAACTCCCAGATCAGCGAGTTGACCGAACTGCTGGCGCTTGAGCGCGGCAACAGCCGCGACCTCGAGGAAACCCTGTCGGTTCTGCAGGCCAATCTCTCTGGCGCTGAATCCGAGCGCGACCGGTTGCAGGGATTGCTCGACACCCAGGCCGGGGCAGCGTCGAGCGCCGGCGGTCGCGTCGCAGAACTCGAGAACACGCTGGACAGCGAGAAGCGTATCAGCGCCCGGGCGCTTTCGCAGGTCGAAATACTCAATCAGCAGATTTCCGCCCTTCGCCGCCAGATCGGCGCGTTGGAAGCGGCGCTCGAAGCCTCCGAGTTCCGCGACAAGGAAAGCCAGACAAAGATCGCCGACCTGGGCCGCAGGCTGAACGTGGCGCTCGCCGCCCGCGTTCAGGAGCTGTCGCGCTACCGCTCCGACTTCTTTGGCCGCTTGCGCCAGATCCTGTCACAGCGCTCCGACATCCGCGTCGTCGGCGACCGCTTCGTGTTCCAGTCCGAGGTGCTGTTTTCCTCCGGCTCCGACGAGATCAACGCCGCCGGACGCTCGGAGATCGACAAGCTCGGCGAGGCCATTCTGGAACTGAGCGACCAGATCCCCGAGGAGATCAACTGGGTGCTGCGCGTCGACGGCCATACCGACGAACGGCCGGTCTCCTCCGCGAGCCGCTTCCGCACGAACTGGGAACTGTCGGCGGCCCGCGCCATCTCCGTGGTTCGCGCGCTGATCGACAAGGGCGTCGATCCCAAGCGGCTGGTTGCGGCGGGCTTCGGCGAATTTCAGCCGCTTGACGATGGCGACACGCCGGAAGCCTATGCCCGCAACCGCCGCATCGAGCTGAAGCTCACCGAGCGCTGAGCGCATCGGACCGCGCACGAAAAAGGGCGCCCGATGAGGCGCCCTTCCTTATCCCGGTATTGCTATCGGGGCCTGCCGAACCGTCAGTCGTCCCGATCGACCTCTTCGCCATCGCCCTTCAGCG is a genomic window containing:
- a CDS encoding peptidoglycan -binding protein, whose product is MAISRGRQRDRGADYWPGFVDAMASLLLVIIFLLSVFMLAQFFLSQEISGRDTVLNRLNSQISELTELLALERGNSRDLEETLSVLQANLSGAESERDRLQGLLDTQAGAASSAGGRVAELENTLDSEKRISARALSQVEILNQQISALRRQIGALEAALEASEFRDKESQTKIADLGRRLNVALAARVQELSRYRSDFFGRLRQILSQRSDIRVVGDRFVFQSEVLFSSGSDEINAAGRSEIDKLGEAILELSDQIPEEINWVLRVDGHTDERPVSSASRFRTNWELSAARAISVVRALIDKGVDPKRLVAAGFGEFQPLDDGDTPEAYARNRRIELKLTER